The following are encoded in a window of Deltaproteobacteria bacterium genomic DNA:
- a CDS encoding valine--tRNA ligase, which yields MQLSKAYSHSEIENKWYAHWVSAGLFAPAKTGADYFSIVIPPPNVTGSLHMGHALNNTLQDILCRYKRMDGARVLWVPGTDHAGIATQNVVERQLAQSGTSRAQLGRDKFIERVWEWKQEAGDAILHQLRALGVSCDWSHERFTMDEGLSHAVREAFVKLWEDKLLYRAQRLINWCPRCKTALADIEVVHEESDGSLWHIRYPFTDDSAPALIVATTRPETMLGDTAVAVHPDDERYQHLIGKKIRLPITGRVVDLIADPFVDREFGTGALKITPGHDFNDFDIGERFNLDKISIFDADAHIDAQAFLARGESGGWIEKYGGKERFEARKLLVAELQEKNLLEKSSPHKLAVGRCYRCQTVIEPYLTPQWFVDIKPLAEPAMQAVRDGRIKIIPEGWSNSYFAWMENIKDWCISRQIWWGHQIPAWYCKSCDAGNFISAADSGYTLTKDAQPIVGRERPQSCPKCGGNELLQDPDVLDTWFSSGLWPFSTLGWPERTADLKAFYPTSTLVTGFDILFFWVARMIMMGLKFMGEVPFRDVYIHALVRDEQGQKMSKSKGNVIDPLEIMSKYGTDAFRFTLAAMAAMGRDIKLAEERIAGYQNFVNKLWNAARFVQMNFAEDSVVGGALSALARNDLGLADRWIRSRLAGTIRDAREAVEAYRFNDYANVLYQFVWHEFCDWYIEMSKLALNGADAAQASHSRQLLREMLEQILLLLHPIMPFVTEEIWQTMSPERQSIMVEKYPALAPAWLDDACEKQMEFLMGVIRAVRNLRTESNCPPGKAVKIILCAPDDDLTLLREQQPYLRTLARVGSAEYLAIGAEPKGAATAVVGATEIYLPLDDLVNLDEERARLAKEIAKTEDELARVQKKLSNGDFIAKAKEEVIRKERDKAVQFEDKMRTLRSSLEKIQELQAGRN from the coding sequence ATGCAATTGTCGAAAGCTTACAGCCACAGCGAGATCGAGAACAAATGGTACGCCCATTGGGTGAGCGCCGGCCTATTTGCGCCGGCCAAAACCGGCGCGGATTATTTTTCCATTGTGATTCCGCCGCCCAACGTCACCGGTTCGTTGCACATGGGCCATGCGCTCAACAACACGCTGCAAGATATCTTGTGCCGCTACAAACGGATGGACGGCGCCAGGGTGCTCTGGGTGCCGGGCACGGATCACGCGGGTATTGCCACGCAAAACGTTGTCGAGCGTCAATTGGCCCAGAGCGGCACCAGCCGGGCGCAATTGGGCCGGGACAAATTTATCGAGCGGGTGTGGGAGTGGAAACAGGAAGCCGGCGACGCGATCTTGCATCAGCTGCGCGCGTTGGGCGTTTCCTGCGACTGGAGCCATGAGCGCTTCACCATGGACGAAGGTCTTTCCCACGCCGTACGCGAAGCGTTCGTCAAACTTTGGGAAGATAAGCTGCTCTATCGCGCCCAACGGCTGATCAACTGGTGCCCGCGTTGCAAAACCGCCCTGGCCGACATTGAAGTGGTGCATGAAGAGAGCGATGGGAGCTTGTGGCACATTCGCTATCCATTCACAGACGACTCGGCGCCGGCGCTGATCGTTGCCACGACCCGGCCCGAGACCATGCTCGGCGACACCGCCGTGGCAGTGCATCCCGATGACGAGCGCTATCAGCATTTAATCGGCAAAAAAATTCGTTTGCCGATCACCGGACGCGTCGTCGATTTGATCGCCGATCCCTTCGTCGACCGCGAATTCGGCACCGGCGCGTTGAAAATTACGCCAGGCCACGACTTCAACGACTTCGACATCGGCGAAAGATTTAATTTAGACAAGATCAGCATCTTCGACGCCGATGCGCATATCGACGCGCAAGCTTTTTTAGCGCGCGGCGAAAGCGGCGGGTGGATCGAGAAATATGGCGGCAAGGAACGCTTCGAGGCGCGCAAGCTTTTGGTCGCCGAGCTGCAAGAAAAAAATCTCTTGGAAAAAAGCTCGCCGCACAAACTTGCGGTGGGGCGCTGTTATCGCTGCCAGACGGTGATCGAGCCCTATCTCACGCCGCAGTGGTTCGTCGACATCAAACCGTTGGCCGAGCCGGCCATGCAGGCGGTGCGCGACGGGCGGATTAAAATCATTCCCGAAGGCTGGAGCAATTCCTATTTCGCCTGGATGGAGAACATCAAGGACTGGTGCATCTCGCGGCAGATCTGGTGGGGCCATCAAATCCCGGCTTGGTACTGCAAGAGTTGCGACGCGGGAAATTTCATTAGCGCGGCGGATAGCGGTTACACTCTCACCAAAGATGCCCAACCGATCGTCGGACGGGAACGACCGCAAAGCTGCCCCAAGTGCGGCGGCAATGAGTTGCTCCAAGATCCCGACGTGCTCGACACTTGGTTTTCCTCCGGACTGTGGCCATTTTCGACTTTAGGCTGGCCCGAGCGCACGGCAGATCTCAAGGCTTTCTATCCAACCTCAACGTTGGTTACCGGCTTCGATATTCTTTTCTTCTGGGTTGCGCGCATGATCATGATGGGGCTCAAGTTCATGGGCGAAGTGCCGTTTCGCGACGTTTATATTCATGCCCTGGTGCGCGACGAGCAGGGACAGAAGATGTCCAAGTCCAAGGGCAACGTTATCGATCCCCTGGAGATCATGAGCAAGTATGGCACCGACGCCTTTCGCTTCACCCTGGCGGCGATGGCGGCCATGGGACGCGATATCAAGCTCGCCGAAGAGCGTATCGCCGGCTATCAAAATTTCGTCAACAAACTGTGGAACGCGGCGCGCTTCGTGCAAATGAACTTTGCCGAGGATAGCGTTGTCGGCGGAGCGCTGAGCGCTTTGGCGCGCAACGATCTTGGCTTGGCCGATCGATGGATTCGTTCGCGCTTGGCTGGGACCATTCGCGACGCCCGCGAAGCAGTGGAGGCTTACCGCTTCAACGACTACGCCAACGTGTTGTACCAGTTCGTCTGGCATGAGTTCTGCGATTGGTACATCGAGATGAGCAAACTCGCGCTCAATGGTGCCGATGCCGCGCAGGCGTCGCACAGCCGCCAACTGCTGCGCGAAATGCTGGAGCAGATTCTGTTGCTGCTCCATCCGATCATGCCCTTCGTCACCGAGGAGATTTGGCAGACCATGAGTCCGGAGCGACAGAGTATCATGGTCGAAAAATATCCCGCTCTTGCGCCGGCGTGGCTCGACGATGCTTGCGAGAAGCAGATGGAATTTCTCATGGGCGTGATTCGCGCCGTGCGTAATTTGCGCACCGAGTCGAACTGCCCACCGGGTAAAGCGGTCAAAATTATTTTATGCGCGCCGGATGACGACTTAACTTTGCTCCGCGAGCAGCAACCCTACCTGCGCACTCTGGCGCGGGTCGGCAGCGCTGAGTATCTCGCCATCGGCGCCGAGCCCAAAGGCGCCGCTACGGCGGTTGTCGGCGCGACGGAAATTTATCTGCCGCTCGACGATCTGGTGAATTTAGACGAAGAGCGGGCGCGCCTGGCTAAGGAAATCGCCAAGACCGAAGATGAGTTGGCACGCGTGCAAAAAAAGCTCAGCAACGGCGACTTTATCGCCAAAGCTAAAGAGGAAGTGATCCGCAAGGAACGGGACAAGGCGGTTCAGTTCGAGGATAAAATGCGCACTTTGCGGTCGAGCTTGGAGAAAATCCAAGAGCTCCAGGCGGGAAGGAATTAA
- a CDS encoding cytochrome c, with translation MKRSTFVLSALGLSIFMTAACDDASKAKNPDADRGRAMFLANCVACHGNDPGRDGPIGPAIKGSSRELLEARVLGTSYPPNYKPKRPTKIMPQFPFLRDEVPYLAAYLAQ, from the coding sequence ATGAAACGATCGACATTCGTGTTGTCTGCCCTTGGGCTGAGTATTTTTATGACCGCGGCATGCGATGATGCATCGAAGGCCAAGAATCCTGACGCGGACCGAGGCCGTGCGATGTTCCTGGCGAACTGCGTCGCCTGCCACGGCAACGATCCGGGGCGAGACGGGCCCATCGGTCCAGCGATCAAAGGTTCGTCCCGGGAACTCCTCGAAGCCCGCGTGCTCGGTACCAGCTACCCGCCCAACTACAAACCCAAGCGGCCGACCAAGATCATGCCGCAGTTTCCCTTTCTACGAGACGAAGTACCCTACCTCGCCGCTTACCTCGCCCAATGA
- a CDS encoding amidohydrolase, whose product MAVIDSDAHVLETERTWDYMLESERALKPRIVPTPNDPTSGGESWLIDGTYLGKARNVGADTSREAREMEDIAARLRHMDELNIDVQVLYPTVFLRPFTRRADVELGVTRSYNRWLVDIWKKASERLRWVAVLPLLSMDKALEEARFAKENGACGIFIRGLEGDKRLHDPYFFPLYEEAGKLDLPVCVHSATGSFAVHDYFADECGFNRFKLAVVGSFHSLIFYKIPEKFPKTKWAFIEVSSQWVPYAIHDFARRYERNGIKVDKSEVLRKNKIWVACQTDDDLPYVLKFSGDDMLVIGTDYGHNDTSSEILALRKLKEDGTIPTRVVNKILDDNARALYGI is encoded by the coding sequence ATGGCTGTCATCGATTCCGATGCGCATGTGTTGGAGACTGAACGTACTTGGGATTATATGTTGGAATCGGAGCGCGCGCTCAAGCCGCGCATCGTGCCGACGCCCAACGATCCGACATCGGGAGGCGAGTCCTGGTTGATCGACGGCACCTATCTGGGCAAAGCGCGCAACGTCGGCGCCGATACTTCGCGGGAAGCGCGCGAGATGGAAGATATCGCCGCTCGGCTCAGACATATGGACGAGCTCAATATCGATGTCCAAGTTTTATATCCGACGGTTTTTCTCCGGCCATTCACGCGCCGTGCCGACGTAGAGCTTGGGGTCACGCGCAGTTATAACCGCTGGCTCGTCGATATCTGGAAAAAAGCTTCGGAGCGGCTGCGCTGGGTGGCGGTATTGCCGTTGCTTTCCATGGACAAAGCTCTGGAAGAAGCGCGCTTCGCCAAGGAAAACGGCGCCTGCGGTATTTTCATCCGCGGCCTGGAAGGGGACAAGCGTTTGCACGATCCGTATTTTTTTCCGCTCTACGAAGAGGCCGGGAAACTCGATCTGCCGGTCTGCGTCCATTCCGCCACCGGCAGCTTCGCGGTGCATGATTACTTCGCCGACGAGTGCGGCTTCAACCGCTTCAAGCTCGCCGTGGTCGGATCGTTTCATTCTCTGATTTTCTACAAAATTCCCGAAAAATTCCCCAAGACCAAGTGGGCGTTCATCGAGGTCAGTTCTCAATGGGTGCCCTACGCAATCCACGATTTCGCCCGTCGCTATGAACGCAACGGCATCAAGGTCGATAAGAGCGAGGTGCTGCGCAAAAACAAAATATGGGTGGCGTGCCAGACCGACGACGATCTGCCCTATGTGTTGAAATTTTCCGGCGACGATATGCTGGTGATTGGCACCGACTACGGCCACAACGATACCTCGTCGGAAATCCTGGCGTTGCGCAAATTGAAAGAAGACGGCACCATTCCAACCCGAGTGGTGAATAAAATTCTCGACGACAATGCGCGGGCGTTGTACGGCATCTAA
- a CDS encoding biotin--[acetyl-CoA-carboxylase] ligase encodes MSAKDFAAPPAGVPWSLDELRQGSVGNRIGGKFHYFFEIASTNSYARQLADSGAAEGEVVLAESQSHGRGRLGRHWQSPPYVNLYVSLILRPRLAPVDAPQITLMAAVALAETVASFVTQAVTIKWPNDILIGGKKLAGILTEASCDSERLHYVILGIGVNLNYAIATMPEEIRQRATSIAHLTGNTLSRESFLRRLIHDLDRCYGELERAGFAALARRWQSYFSLRDRRVRVELLDQVTNGWARGIDRDGALLVEDDNGVIQRVIAGDVIPVES; translated from the coding sequence ATGTCGGCTAAGGATTTTGCTGCGCCGCCCGCCGGCGTGCCTTGGTCCCTCGACGAGTTGCGCCAAGGGTCCGTAGGCAATCGCATCGGCGGCAAGTTTCATTATTTCTTCGAGATCGCGTCGACCAATAGTTACGCGCGCCAATTGGCCGACAGCGGCGCGGCCGAAGGTGAAGTGGTTCTTGCAGAGTCGCAGAGCCATGGGCGTGGCCGGTTGGGCCGCCACTGGCAATCGCCGCCCTACGTCAATCTCTACGTTTCCCTGATCCTGCGCCCAAGGTTGGCACCGGTGGACGCGCCGCAGATCACTTTGATGGCGGCGGTTGCCTTGGCCGAAACCGTGGCTTCGTTCGTTACTCAAGCCGTGACGATCAAATGGCCCAACGATATTCTCATCGGCGGCAAGAAACTCGCCGGCATTCTCACCGAAGCGTCCTGCGACTCGGAGCGGCTGCATTACGTGATTTTGGGCATCGGTGTCAATCTCAATTACGCCATCGCAACGATGCCGGAAGAAATTCGCCAGCGCGCCACTTCGATCGCCCATTTGACTGGCAATACGCTGAGCCGGGAAAGCTTTCTCCGACGATTGATTCATGACCTCGACCGGTGTTATGGAGAACTGGAACGGGCGGGCTTCGCGGCGCTGGCGCGGCGTTGGCAAAGCTATTTTAGTTTGCGCGATCGGCGCGTGCGAGTGGAACTGCTCGATCAAGTGACGAACGGTTGGGCGCGCGGCATCGACCGCGATGGCGCGCTGCTGGTGGAAGACGACAACGGCGTGATCCAGCGGGTGATCGCCGGCGATGTGATTCCCGTGGAGAGTTGA
- the nadC gene encoding carboxylating nicotinate-nucleotide diphosphorylase, which yields MDIHVSPQIERLIRDALDEDIGAGDLATMATISADARGKGIFRAKKDGVVAGLVLLERIFYFIDHRVEVRLLVKDGVAVTSGTVVAEAIGPVRALLLAERTALNFLQQLSGTATLTHKLVDAVKDFPCKVLDTRKTTPGLRTLQKYAVRMGGGTNHRIGLYDAALVKDNHIEATGSIAEAVKAVRRHAPFMAKVEVEAGNMKQVEEAIAAGADVIMLDNMNFAQMTEAVKFIDKRAGVEASGGITLDTIRQVAETGVDFISSGALTHSAPVVDFNMKITMNVG from the coding sequence ATGGATATCCACGTCAGCCCACAGATTGAAAGGTTGATCCGCGATGCGCTCGACGAAGATATCGGCGCCGGCGATCTGGCGACCATGGCGACGATATCGGCGGACGCCCGGGGCAAGGGAATATTCCGCGCCAAGAAGGACGGCGTGGTTGCCGGCCTGGTTCTGCTCGAGCGGATTTTTTATTTTATCGATCATAGAGTTGAGGTTCGTTTGTTGGTCAAAGACGGTGTCGCGGTGACCTCCGGCACGGTGGTGGCGGAAGCGATTGGGCCGGTGCGCGCATTGCTCTTGGCTGAACGAACCGCGCTTAATTTCTTGCAGCAGCTCTCAGGCACCGCGACGTTGACACACAAGTTGGTCGACGCAGTGAAAGATTTTCCCTGTAAAGTGCTCGACACCCGGAAAACCACGCCAGGGTTGCGGACTTTGCAAAAATACGCCGTGCGCATGGGCGGCGGCACGAATCATCGCATCGGTCTCTACGACGCGGCGCTGGTGAAGGACAACCATATCGAAGCCACCGGTTCCATCGCCGAGGCGGTCAAAGCGGTGCGGCGCCACGCTCCGTTTATGGCGAAGGTTGAAGTCGAAGCCGGCAATATGAAGCAGGTCGAAGAAGCGATCGCGGCCGGCGCCGATGTCATCATGCTCGACAACATGAACTTTGCCCAGATGACCGAGGCGGTAAAGTTTATTGACAAGCGCGCCGGCGTCGAAGCCTCCGGCGGCATCACGCTCGACACCATTCGCCAAGTGGCCGAGACCGGCGTCGATTTTATCTCTTCGGGCGCGCTCACTCACTCGGCGCCGGTGGTGGATTTCAATATGAAGATTACGATGAATGTCGGCTAA
- a CDS encoding type III pantothenate kinase, producing MLLAIDIGNTNIVLGLYQGKKLITHWRLATQAERTADEYGVIITQLVSAAGFRCEQIAAIVVSCVVPPMLTTIQELGQKFFKLDPLIVGPGVKTGMPILYESPKDVGADRIVNGIAAYEKFHDSCIIVDFGTATTIDLISKKGEYVGGAIAPGLSISLEALFQRASKLPRIEIVKPKDVVGRNTVNSIQAGIFYGYVGLVEGIVKRIQDQQNAQAKVVATGGLAPLVASECACISEVDEFLTLEGLRIIYDRNFLQEVKTRAQT from the coding sequence ATGCTTTTGGCCATCGACATCGGTAACACCAACATTGTTCTGGGCCTCTACCAGGGCAAAAAATTGATCACCCACTGGCGTTTGGCGACCCAGGCCGAACGGACTGCCGATGAATACGGCGTCATCATCACGCAATTGGTCAGCGCCGCCGGCTTTCGCTGCGAACAGATCGCCGCGATTGTCGTGTCTTGCGTGGTGCCGCCGATGCTGACCACGATTCAAGAACTCGGTCAGAAGTTTTTCAAGCTCGATCCTCTAATAGTCGGCCCCGGCGTCAAGACCGGCATGCCGATCCTCTACGAAAGTCCCAAAGACGTCGGCGCCGACCGCATCGTCAACGGCATCGCCGCCTATGAAAAATTTCATGACAGCTGCATCATCGTCGATTTCGGCACGGCGACCACCATCGATCTGATTTCCAAGAAGGGCGAATATGTCGGCGGCGCCATCGCGCCGGGGTTGTCGATTTCCCTCGAAGCGCTGTTTCAACGCGCCTCCAAGCTGCCGCGCATCGAGATCGTCAAGCCCAAAGACGTCGTCGGCCGTAACACGGTCAACTCGATTCAAGCCGGGATTTTTTACGGCTACGTCGGCCTGGTGGAAGGCATCGTCAAGCGCATTCAAGATCAGCAAAACGCGCAAGCCAAAGTCGTGGCCACCGGCGGCCTGGCGCCGCTGGTCGCGTCCGAATGCGCCTGCATCAGCGAAGTGGATGAGTTTCTCACCCTCGAGGGGCTGCGGATCATTTACGATAGAAATTTTCTCCAAGAGGTGAAGACCCGAGCGCAAACTTAA
- the ggt gene encoding gamma-glutamyltransferase translates to MKFSKAARPVILSQNGMVSSGHYLASLAGVEILKEGGNAVDAALAAAFVSAVVKPETSGPGGDLFALVSMKKTGKVEAINASGPAPAQASIENFHARGLQTIPQYGPLSIAVPGAVDGWLELHKRYGTKDLARLTADAVRLGREGFPITQEFSEAVHEFAPEYSAVDKYYRQPFGTAKPGNILVQKGLADVFEKIARHGRAGFYAGEVAEKICATIKAEGGMLTQEDLQPIVCQWLEPLSSTYRDTLVYEQPPVSQGFMVLEMLNIAEAWPFQDGSMSQAEMIHWQIAAKKLAFEDRIQYLEDPAFGDPKIGLLISKAHAAKRRELAEEILRRPAASAGTQSSDTTYLCATDRDGNAISFIQSVFAPFGSRVIAGDTGVIMNNRLCSFGLDPSKANALMPGKRPAHTLNTYLVFRGGEVFAVGGSPGADEQPQSNFQIIHDLVDLDMDPQSAVEAPRWSHMPGTPPRDKLPEALRMEAGYDAATLEGLRQKGHKVNVVDRWSFGSAKVIARDREHGCWVGGADPRRVAYALGY, encoded by the coding sequence ATGAAGTTTTCCAAAGCAGCCCGGCCGGTGATCCTGAGCCAGAACGGCATGGTGTCGTCGGGCCATTATTTGGCAAGCTTGGCTGGTGTCGAGATTCTCAAGGAAGGCGGCAACGCCGTCGACGCGGCCTTGGCCGCGGCCTTTGTCTCGGCGGTGGTGAAACCGGAAACCAGCGGTCCGGGCGGCGATTTGTTCGCGCTGGTGTCGATGAAAAAGACCGGCAAGGTCGAAGCGATCAACGCCAGCGGCCCAGCGCCGGCCCAGGCGAGCATCGAAAACTTTCACGCCCGCGGTTTGCAGACGATCCCGCAGTACGGGCCGCTGAGCATCGCCGTGCCCGGCGCCGTCGACGGCTGGCTCGAGCTGCACAAGAGATACGGTACGAAAGATTTAGCCCGCTTAACCGCCGATGCGGTGCGCCTCGGCCGGGAAGGTTTTCCGATCACCCAAGAATTTTCCGAAGCGGTGCATGAATTCGCGCCGGAATATTCCGCGGTGGACAAATATTATCGCCAGCCCTTCGGCACGGCGAAGCCGGGAAATATTTTAGTGCAGAAAGGTTTGGCGGATGTCTTCGAAAAGATCGCGCGCCACGGCCGCGCCGGATTTTATGCCGGCGAAGTGGCGGAAAAAATCTGCGCGACGATCAAGGCTGAAGGCGGCATGCTCACCCAGGAAGACTTGCAGCCCATCGTCTGCCAATGGTTGGAGCCGTTGAGCTCGACCTACCGCGATACGCTGGTTTACGAGCAGCCGCCAGTGTCCCAAGGGTTCATGGTTTTAGAGATGCTCAATATCGCCGAGGCTTGGCCGTTTCAAGACGGCAGCATGAGCCAGGCGGAAATGATTCACTGGCAAATCGCCGCGAAAAAACTCGCCTTCGAAGATCGCATCCAATATCTCGAAGATCCGGCGTTCGGCGATCCGAAGATTGGATTATTGATTTCCAAAGCTCATGCGGCGAAGCGGCGCGAACTCGCCGAAGAAATTTTACGCCGGCCGGCCGCATCGGCGGGCACGCAGAGCAGCGACACGACTTATCTGTGCGCCACCGATCGCGACGGTAACGCGATCTCCTTCATTCAAAGCGTGTTCGCGCCCTTCGGTTCCCGCGTGATCGCCGGCGACACGGGCGTGATCATGAATAATCGCTTGTGCAGCTTCGGTCTCGATCCGAGCAAAGCCAACGCACTCATGCCCGGCAAGCGGCCGGCGCACACGCTCAACACGTACTTGGTCTTTCGCGGCGGCGAAGTGTTCGCCGTCGGCGGTAGTCCCGGCGCCGACGAGCAGCCGCAGAGCAATTTTCAAATCATCCACGATCTGGTCGATCTCGACATGGACCCCCAGAGCGCGGTGGAAGCGCCGCGCTGGAGCCATATGCCGGGCACGCCGCCGCGCGACAAATTGCCCGAAGCGCTGCGCATGGAAGCGGGCTACGATGCGGCGACCCTCGAAGGTTTGCGCCAAAAAGGCCACAAGGTAAACGTCGTCGACCGCTGGTCCTTCGGTAGCGCCAAAGTGATCGCTCGCGACCGCGAGCATGGCTGCTGGGTCGGCGGCGCCGATCCGCGCCGCGTCGCCTACGCGCTGGGTTACTGA
- the fusA gene encoding elongation factor G, with protein sequence MATTELDKLRNVGIVGQGGSGKTSLGEAMLFAAGATQRLGKVQDGTSVLDYEPEEIKHHVSISTAFHSLGWKKHGVTLIDTPGYAAFLADSINSVRAMGGAIFVLNPAVGLRVESERLWARANECGVSRLLFVSKMDHEPANPVERIAPMLETLQAKGVYLQMPMGAEFGFKGVVDLLSMKAFVYDGDSGKYHQSDIPADLEGEAAEWREKTIEAVSELDDALIEKFLDGKELTTEELKKAIRDATRERRIFPILFGSPLHQIGIPQLLDAVADYLPAPLEEEEFIGRNPAKGEILKRKHDPEAPFSAYVFKTVIDPFAGKLSILRVLSGKLTSDMTIYVPSRQVREKVGHLFRLEGKKQEAVKEAVAGEIIAVAKFRDIATGDTLCDEKAPIQYDGPVHFTPNISFALEPKSKADEDKLPQGLHLMKEEDQTIDLHRDEETRDFILSGMGQQHVEIAVEKLKRKYGAEVVLKAPKIPYKETIRASASAQGRQKKQTGGHGQFGDTWIKIEPLPHGGGFEFVDKIVGGAIPRNFIPAVEKGIRDAMAGGYLAGYPMVDIKATLYDGSYHDVDSSDMAFKIAASIGFKNAVEKAQRVLLEPIMNLEVTVPDECLGDVIGDLNSRRGKVLGMDTKGHIQVIKSRVPMVEVLKYAPDLRAITSGRGEFHVEFSHYEELPAHLAEKVVKEAKARKGADHETEHRAHG encoded by the coding sequence ATGGCTACCACGGAGCTCGATAAACTTCGTAATGTCGGCATTGTCGGGCAAGGAGGATCGGGAAAGACCTCCTTGGGCGAAGCGATGTTGTTTGCGGCGGGAGCGACCCAGCGGTTGGGCAAAGTCCAGGACGGCACCTCGGTGCTCGACTACGAACCGGAGGAGATCAAACATCATGTTTCGATCTCGACGGCGTTTCACTCCTTGGGATGGAAAAAGCATGGCGTCACGTTGATCGATACGCCTGGCTACGCGGCGTTTCTGGCCGACTCGATCAACAGCGTACGCGCCATGGGCGGCGCCATATTCGTGCTCAATCCGGCGGTCGGCTTGCGCGTCGAATCGGAGCGGTTGTGGGCGCGTGCCAACGAATGCGGCGTGAGCCGTTTGCTGTTCGTCAGTAAGATGGATCATGAGCCGGCCAATCCGGTCGAACGCATCGCACCCATGCTGGAAACCTTGCAAGCCAAGGGAGTTTATTTGCAAATGCCGATGGGCGCCGAGTTCGGCTTCAAAGGTGTGGTCGACCTGCTATCGATGAAGGCATTTGTCTATGACGGCGACTCGGGTAAATACCACCAAAGCGATATTCCTGCCGATCTCGAAGGCGAGGCCGCCGAGTGGCGCGAAAAAACCATCGAAGCGGTCTCGGAACTCGACGACGCATTGATCGAGAAGTTTCTCGACGGCAAGGAATTGACGACGGAGGAATTAAAAAAAGCCATCCGTGACGCGACTCGGGAGCGGCGCATATTTCCGATCCTGTTCGGCTCGCCGCTGCATCAGATTGGCATCCCGCAGTTGCTCGATGCCGTGGCCGACTATTTGCCGGCGCCGCTGGAGGAAGAGGAATTCATCGGTAGGAATCCCGCGAAAGGTGAAATTCTCAAGCGTAAACATGATCCCGAAGCGCCGTTCTCAGCCTATGTGTTCAAGACGGTTATAGATCCATTCGCCGGCAAACTTTCGATCCTGCGCGTGCTCTCGGGCAAGCTCACTTCCGACATGACGATCTATGTGCCGAGCCGGCAAGTTCGCGAGAAGGTCGGCCACCTGTTTCGCTTGGAAGGTAAGAAGCAGGAAGCGGTCAAGGAAGCGGTGGCGGGGGAAATTATCGCCGTCGCTAAGTTCAGAGACATCGCCACCGGCGATACCCTGTGCGATGAAAAGGCGCCGATCCAATACGACGGGCCGGTCCATTTCACGCCCAACATTTCCTTCGCCTTGGAGCCCAAGAGCAAAGCCGACGAGGACAAGCTGCCCCAGGGATTGCATCTCATGAAGGAGGAAGATCAGACCATTGATCTGCATCGTGACGAAGAGACCCGCGATTTCATTCTGTCCGGCATGGGCCAGCAGCATGTCGAAATCGCCGTGGAGAAATTGAAACGGAAATACGGCGCGGAAGTCGTGCTCAAAGCACCCAAAATCCCCTACAAGGAAACCATCCGCGCCAGCGCCAGCGCCCAGGGCAGGCAGAAAAAACAGACCGGCGGCCATGGCCAGTTCGGCGATACTTGGATCAAGATCGAGCCGCTACCCCATGGGGGCGGGTTTGAGTTCGTCGACAAAATCGTCGGCGGCGCGATCCCGCGAAATTTTATCCCAGCGGTGGAGAAGGGTATTCGCGACGCCATGGCGGGCGGCTACCTGGCGGGTTATCCCATGGTCGATATCAAAGCGACGCTCTACGACGGCTCCTACCACGACGTCGATTCGTCGGATATGGCGTTCAAGATCGCCGCGTCTATCGGGTTCAAAAACGCCGTGGAAAAAGCCCAGCGGGTGTTGCTCGAACCGATCATGAACCTGGAAGTGACCGTGCCTGATGAATGCCTGGGCGATGTTATCGGCGACCTGAACAGCCGGCGCGGCAAGGTGCTCGGCATGGACACCAAGGGCCACATACAAGTGATCAAGTCGCGGGTGCCGATGGTGGAGGTTTTGAAATACGCCCCCGACCTGCGCGCGATTACCAGCGGCCGAGGTGAGTTTCACGTGGAGTTCTCGCATTACGAAGAGCTGCCGGCGCATTTGGCCGAGAAGGTTGTCAAAGAAGCCAAGGCGCGCAAAGGCGCCGACCATGAGACCGAACATCGCGCCCATGGTTAA